One genomic segment of Tripterygium wilfordii isolate XIE 37 chromosome 9, ASM1340144v1, whole genome shotgun sequence includes these proteins:
- the LOC120006625 gene encoding uncharacterized protein LOC120006625, giving the protein MLAFHYRIQLLQRPNETAPSEFPILPNSYSPVQAVAVPAQHYGARTRSSSIYVTRPGRAQEQKIRVEEDRFDYDDDDDDDGVADEDESPAHRRFRRRGEEKDYDKDPEFAEILGSCLDDPQKARSKMEERVRKKRNKILHTKTGSAKPMKVTFNKFEFSNSYIWFEFYNAPLEKDISLICDAIRAWHIIGRLGGCNSMNMQLSQSPRDKRPSYDAIQGANVTPTTFYNIGDLEIQDNLARIWVDIGTSEPLILDVLINALTQISSDHVGIKQLMFGGSAFDNWKENLKSEEAGFSIHKV; this is encoded by the exons ATGCTTGCTTTTCATTACCGTATACAACTTCTTCAACGCCCCAATGAAACTGCACCCTCCGAATTTCCAATCCTCCCCAACTCATACTCGCCGGTTCAGGCAGTTGCAGTCCCAGCGCAGCATTATGGTGCTCGAACCAGGTCTTCTTCGATCTATGTGACCAGACCAGGACGGGCACAAGAACAGAAAATTCGTGTTGAGGAAGATAGATTTGAttacgatgatgatgatgatgatgatggtgttgCCGATGAAGATGAATCTCCGGCTCACAGAAGATTtagaaggagaggagaggagaaggATTACGATAAAGACCCTGAATTTGCTGAAATTCTTGGGAGTTGCCTTGATGACCCCCAGAAAGCACGGTCTAAG AtggaggagagagtgaggaagaAAAGGAACAAGATTTTGCACACAAAGACGGGCTCAGCAAAACCCATGAAAGTAACattcaacaa ATTTGAGTTCTCAAATTCATACATATGGTTCGAATTCTACAATGCTCCGCTGGAGAAAGATATCTCCTTAATTTGTGAT GCAATTCGAGCTTGGCACATCATTGGACGCCTTGGTGGATGTAATTCCATGAATATGCAA TTATCACAATCTCCTAGGgataaaagaccaagttatgatgcCATCCAGGGAGCAAATGTGACTCCGACCACATTTTACAACATTGGGGATCTTGAAATTCAAGACAACTTAGCGCGTATATG GGTGGACATTGGAACCAGTGAACCATTGATTCTGGATGTTCTGATAAATGCATTGACGCAGATAAGCTCTGA CCATGTCGGAATTAAGCAATTGATGTTTGGTGGATCTGCGTTTGACAATTGGAAGGAGAACTTGAAATCAGAAGAAGCAGGATTCAGTATTCACAAGGTTTAG
- the LOC120006624 gene encoding histone acetyltransferase type B catalytic subunit-like: MGKKQQLAGVPAADPGKRRRVGFSEIDAGVEAKDCIKIYLVSNEEEVGALDGICLEPIDLNGFFDEDGKIYGYQGLKITIWVSGVSFCSYADITFQSTSDGGKGITDLKSALQEIFAETLVENKDDFLKSFSAESHYMSSIVSTGEILQLKVSNGHTGDSDNVEATSDVEVFRMGINNAATGYLYSRLIPLVLLLVDGSNPIDVTDPGWELYVLTHKKVDPQVGTQHRLLGFTAVYRFYHCPESSRLRLSQILVLPPYQCKGHGARLVEVVNNVAISEDVYDLTVEEPLDRFQHVRTCVDIRRLLAFEPIQNAVTSVVSQLKQENLSKKTYSPRFVPPSTVIDDVRKHLKINRKQFLQCWEILIYLGLDPIDKHIEDYVRIISNRIKGETLGKDSENAGKRVVDVPCDYNPEMSFVMFRSRDGEDGTVKIDENHTNQAEQLQQLVDERVREIKLIAAKVSQ; this comes from the exons ATGCTGGGGTTGAGGCCAAGGACTGCATTAAGATCTATCTGG TTTCTAATGAGGAGGAAGTGGGTGCTTTAGACGGGATTTGCTTAGAGCCAATTGACTTGAATGGCTTTTTCGATGAAGATGGGAAAATTTACGGATATCAAGGATTGAAG ATAACAATCTGGGTTAGCGGCGTGTCATTTTGCTCATATGCTGATATTACATTTCAGAGCACATCAGAT GGAGGTAAAGGAATCACGGATCTTAAATCTGCTCTTCAG GAAATATTTGCTGAGACACTTGTTGAGAATAAAGATGACTTCCTCAAATCATTTTCTGCTGAGAGTCATTACATGAG CTCCATCGTATCCACTGGGGAGATATTGCAGCTAAAAGTCTCCAATGGACACACTGGTGATTCTGATAACGTGGAAGCTACTTCCGATGTTGAG GTTTTCCGCATGGGCATAAACAATGCAGCTACAGGATACCTTTACAGCCGCTTGATACCTCTTGTTCTTCTGCTTGTTGATG GTAGCAATCCAATCGATGTCACAGATCCAGGATGGGAGTTATATGTCCTCACTCATAAGAAGGTAGATCCGCAGGTTGGCACTCAGCATAGGCTACTTGGTTTTACGGCTGTATATCGTTTTTACCATTGCCCTGAAAGCTCACGCCTGCGACTCAGTCAG ATTCTTGTATTGCCTCCTTACCAATGCAAGGGTCATGGAGCTCGTCTTGTAGAGGTTGTGAACAATGTGGCAATATCTGAAGATGTTTACGACTTGACAGTTGAAGAGCCGTTGGATCGCTTCCAGCATGTGCGCACTTGTGTTGACATAAGGCGACTACTTGCTTTTGAGCCCATCCAGAATGCAGTTACTTCAGTGGTTTCCCAGCTGAAGCAAGAAAACTTATCAAAGAAAACGTACTCCCCTCGATTCGTGCCACCTTCGACTGTTATTGATGATGTTAGGAAACACTTGAAGATTAACAGGAAACAGTTTCTGCAATGTTGGGAGATCCTGATCTATCTTGGCCTCGATCCGATTGACAAGCACATAGAGGACTACGTTAGAATAATTTCAAATCGCATAAAAGGGGAAACCTTGGGGAAAGATTCTGAGAATGCGGGGAAGCGAGTAGTTGACGTCCCTTGTGATTATAACCCCGAAATGTCATTTGTCATGTTCAGGTCACGGGATGGTGAAGATGGTACTGTAAAGATAGATGAGAATCATACAAATCAAGCAGAACAACTGCAGCAATTGGTCGACGAAAGGGTCAGAGAGATCAAGCTAATTGCAGCAAAGGTGTCCCAATGA